Proteins encoded together in one Carya illinoinensis cultivar Pawnee chromosome 3, C.illinoinensisPawnee_v1, whole genome shotgun sequence window:
- the LOC122302274 gene encoding proline dehydrogenase 2, mitochondrial, which produces MASRVIVSPPKLLRTLSHFTRPLNSSSSSSSIAVHLTDNSEPNRPPSATASSVLNLDDAEKLFSSVPTMKLFRASANLHAAAIEPMVDFGTWLMKSKLMDVDVVRGAILGAIRHTFYEHFCAGEDAVSAGRTVRRLDHAGLRAMLTYAVEYAADNDSCDRNLDAFLHTVESSKSLPPSVSFVIVKITAICPKKLLERVSDLLRWQHKDPSFNLPWKLDTLPIFSDSSPTYHTLRKPEPLTPQEEHDLQLGHQRLQKICQKCVEANIRLTVDAEHSFVQPAIDYFTYSSAILYNRDDNPIMFGTIQCYLKDAKERLLLASKAADKMSVPMGFKLVRGAYMSSESKLASSLGFESPIHNGIEETHECYNDCASIMLEKIANGPGALVLATHNVESGRVAVAKAHDLGIGKVHQKLQFAQLYGMADVLSFSLRNAGFQVSKYMPFGPVEMVIPYLLRRAEENRGLLSASTLDRQLIRKELKRRLMAAVF; this is translated from the exons ATGGCAAGCCGTGTAATAGTCTCTCCTCCGAAGCTCCTCAGAACTCTAAGCCACTTCACGAGGCCACTcaactcctcctcctcctcctcatccatCGCCGTTCATCTCACCGATAATTCTGAACCCAACAGACCACCATCCGCAACAGCCTCCTCCGTCCTCAACCTCGACGATGCCGAGAAGCTCTTCTCTTCCGTACCCACCATGAAGCTCTTCCGCGCCTCTGCCAACCTCCACGCCGCTGCCATCGAGCCCATGGTCGATTTCGGGACGTGGCTCATGAAGTCCAAGCTCATGGACGTGGACGTGGTGCGAGGTGCCATATTGGGCGCCATACGACACACTTTTTACGAGCACTTCTGTGCTGGCGAGGACGCCGTCTCGGCTGGACGGACAGTGCGGAGGCTCGACCATGCCGGCCTCAGAGCCATGCTTACCTACGCCGTCGAATACGCCGCCGACAACGACTCTTGTGATCGCAACTTGGACGCCTTCCTTCATACCGTTGAGTCCTCCAAGTCTCTTCCACCATCT gtGAGCTTTGTCATTGTCAAGATCACTGCTATTTGCCCCAAGAAGCTGCTTGAGCGGGTCAGTGACTTGTTGAGATGGCAACACAAAGACCCTTCTTTCAATCTGCCATGGAAGCTGGATACCCTCCCAATTTTCTCTGATTCAAGCCCTACCTATCACACCCTCAGAAAGCCAGAACCATTAACCCCACAAGAAGAGCATGATCTCCAATTAGGCCACCAGAGACTGCAAAAGATATGCCAAAAATGCGTCGAAGCAAATATTCGTTTGACGGTTGATGCAGAGCATTCATTCGTTCAGCCTGCCATTGATTACTTTACTTACTCTTCGGCCATCTTGTACAACAGAGATGATAATCCAATAATGTTTGGGACTATTCAATGCTACTTGAAAGATGCAAAAGAAAGATTGTTGCTCGCATCAAAGGCTGCAGACAAAATGAGTGTTCCCATGGGGTTCAAATTGGTGAGAGGAGCTTACATGTCAAGTGAAAGTAAACTAGCTTCTTCTTTAGGCTTTGAATCTCCTATTCACAATGGCATAGAAGAAACACATGAGTGCTACAATGACTGTGCTTCTATCATGCTCGAAAAGATTGCCAATGGCCCTGGTGCACTTGTTCTTGCAACTCATAATGTTGAATCGG GGAGAGTGGCAGTGGCAAAAGCTCACGATTTGGGTATTGGGAAGGTACACCAGAAACTACAATTTGCACAGCTATACGGTATGGCAGACGTGCTTTCCTTTAGCTTGAGAAATGCAGGGTTTCAAGTTAGCAAGTACATGCCATTTGGGCCTGTAGAGATGGTTATCCCATACCTTCTACGGAGGGCTGAAGAGAACAGAGGTCTTTTATCTGCTTCAACCCTTGACAGGCAACTCATTAG GAAAGAGTTAAAAAGGAGACTAATGGCAGCTGTTTTCTGA